Proteins from one Periplaneta americana isolate PAMFEO1 chromosome 6, P.americana_PAMFEO1_priV1, whole genome shotgun sequence genomic window:
- the LOC138701533 gene encoding oocyte zinc finger protein XlCOF6-like, whose translation MQPLGSISLPSNEASSRDISKSHSVLFITPFQTLGMSPKPVQSLVIPTQRKQFTAVKQKPAKNPEPKNITCTTCGKIYKNRAKYEYHLQHHAAPKKYHCPICNKGFFQQNRLRRHSVTHNTKRPFKCDVCNKTFKQSDSLNAHKKRHIAPKQFVCDACGYATISKLSLKMHKKRHTRDYKFTCELCGKGYYTNAEIRAHMASHAGEKHQCEFCGKGFSSTTYLRIHQRTHDQTRSVEEFVCDICGRKFMSKQGLRHHKRRHAGDSKFICDVCGKSIGSKNSLLNHRLVHTGEKPFNCAVCSKSFRSRSYLKDHIRAHNGEKPHKCTECGKSFTQRSTLVIHMRYHTGQRPYKCHLCNKGFVTKTLMITHQKSH comes from the coding sequence ATGCAACCATTAGGATCAATTTCACTGCCAAGCAATGAAGCTTCGAGCAGAGACATATCCAAGTCACATTCAGTGTTATTTATCACACCCTTTCAAACATTAGGAATGTCACCAAAACCAGTTCAGTCACTTGTAATTCCAACTCAAAGAAAGCAATTTACTGCTGTTAAACAAAAGCCTGCGAAAAATCCAGAACCCAAAAATATAACTTGTACAACATGTGGAAAAATTTATAAGAACAGGGCAAAATATGAGTATCATCTGCAGCATCATGCAGCCCCAAAGAAGTATCATTGCCCAATTTGCAACAAAGGTTTCTTCCAGCAGAACCGGCTCAGGAGGCACTCTGTTACACACAACACGaaaaggccattcaaatgtgatgtctGTAATAAGACTTTCAAGCAAAGTGATAGTCTCAATGCTCACAAGAAGCGACACATAGCACCCAAACAGTTTGTATGTGATGCTTGTGGATATGCAACTATCAGCAAGCTGTCCCTGAAGATGCACAAGAAGAGACACACCCGTGACTACAAGTTTACGTGTGAGCTGTGTGGGAAGGGCTATTACACCAATGCTGAAATCAGAGCACACATGGCATCCCATGCAGGAGAGAAACATCAGTGTGAGTTTTGTGGTAAAGGCTTCTCCAGCACCACATACTTACGCATACACCAAAGAACTCACGATCAAACTAGAAGTGTAGAGGAATTTGTTTGTGACATATGCGGTAGAAAGTTTATGTCTAAGCAAGGTTTGCGACATCACAAACGACGTCATGCTGGAGACTCCAAATTCATTTGTGATGTGTGTGGGAAGAGCATAGGTAGCAAGAACTCGCTTCTAAATCATCGTCTTGTTCACACTGGTGAAAAACCATTCAACTGTGCTGTGTGTTCCAAATCATTCCGTTCGCGCTCCTATCTGAAAGACCATATCCGTGCACACAATGGGGAGAAGCCCCACAAATGTACTGAATGTGGGAAATCTTTCACGCAGCGGAGTACGCTGGTTATCCACATGAGATACCACACTGGACAGAGGCCTTACAAATGTCATCTTTGTAATAAGGGATTTGTTACAAAGACACTCATGATTACCCATCAGAAAAGTCACTGA